The Mytilus galloprovincialis chromosome 7, xbMytGall1.hap1.1, whole genome shotgun sequence genome has a window encoding:
- the LOC143083116 gene encoding ubiquitin carboxyl-terminal hydrolase 44-like translates to MDNCKHVTKIRPNWNHSCLNPQKWLCYICGTTESVWACLSCPNVACGRFNEEHALKHYQESKHPLSIEVNNKYVYCYECDDYVMNDNAAGDLKILRSALSAIATQTFTDVESRGRRLLRSYSVTAVASTTTAEDDDRLATSVWHYRHTLLTKTLRAWTRFVKENKEEKTPRKTPVKEEESPSFLRRRTLIPGMTGLRNLGNTCYMNSILQILSHIEVLRDFFRFSVKQLSSRVTTPENSPTGAAFSVSPRPSIRMLSRQTTTECFQYLNTKTPSTPPTPKLPKLGGLNGGSSGSGHSTPVNKQLILNVEDCSTEKISMCQELNGLFRVLWSGRWAQVSPHAFLHSVWHAIPAFKGHAQHDAQEFLCELLDKLEKELDDTEGQKHSNILTRTFQGKLVSQVKCLKCKNLSSREDPFLDLSLEFPQRYQITSKNSKLAEDPCHLTEMLAQFTDTEELDGEIYHCEKCNAKRKKDILYTKAEKRLLIKKLPPVLRLHLKRFRWSGRLHREKIHTPAMFDEVLDMGPFCDCKSDTYTGNVNYRLTGVVIHHGTGFKSGHYTANCWNSEAESWINFNDSRVRYIPIEEVLLSQAYILIYQRQDEELATPIEPDDEEVSTAIDSQGLSLTLKKEISQKIDEDITFNFKTPPLDTSRRSKRKRKSTSDTPFRIIKRRRSTLW, encoded by the exons ATGGACAATTGTAAACATGTGACCAAGATAAGACCCAACTGGAACCATTCATGCTTAAATCCTCAGAAATGGTTGTGTTATATCTGTGGTACAACTGAGAGTGTATGG GCATGTTTAAGCTGTCCAAATGTGGCTTGTGGAAGATTTAATGAAGAACATGCCCTCAAACATTACCAAGAAAGTAAA CACCCTTTGAGTATTGAAGTTaacaacaaatatgtatattG TTATGAATGTGATGACTATGTTATGAATGACAATGCTGCTGGAGATTTGAAAATTCTACGGAGTGCTTTGAGTGCCATAGCTACTCAAACATTTACAGATGTAGAATCTCGAGGAAGAAGACTTCTAAGGTCCTATTCTGTTACGGCTGTTGCATCAac aacAACAGCCGAAGATGATGACAGACTGGCCACCTCAGTATGGCATTATAG ACATACATTGCTTACAAAGACATTACGTGCCTGGACAAGATTTGTTAAAGAAAATAAGGAAGAGAAG ACACCTCGTAAAACTCCAGTAAAAGAAGAAGAGTCCCCTTCATTTTTACGACGGCGAACTTTAATTCCTGGTATGACAGGTCTAAGGAATTTAGGAAATACCTGCTACATGAATTCCATATTACAAATACTAAG CCATATAGAAGTGCTCAGAGATTTTTTCCGTTTTTCTGTGAAGCAGTTATCTAGCAGAGTTACCACCCCTGAAAATAGTCCTACTGGAGCAGCCTTTTCTGTGTCACCTAGACCATCTATAAGAATGCTTAGCAGACAGACTACAACTGAATGTTTTCAA TATTTGAACACCAAAACCCCATCAACCCCACCAACGCCAAAGTTACCTAAATTGGGTGGATTAAATGGTGGATCCAGTGGATCAGGTCATTCCACACCAGTTAATAAACAGCTTATATTAAATGTGGAAGATTGCTCAACAGAAAAAAT aTCTATGTGCCAAGAATTGAATGGACTGTTTAGGGTATTATGGTCTGGCAGATGGGCCCAAGTTAGTCCTCATGCTTTCTTACATTCTGTATGGCATGCTATACCGGCCTTTAAAGGTCATGCTCAACATGATGCTCAGGAGTTCTTATG TGAGTTGTTAGACAAACTTGAGAAAGAACTAGATGACACAGAAGgtcaaaaacattcaaatattttaacaagAACATTTCAGGGAAAATTAGTTAGTCAG gtaaaatgtttgaaatgtaaGAACCTATCATCAAGAGAAGATCCATTTCTAGATCTATCTTTAGAATTTCCTCAGAGATATCAGATTACCAGTAAAAACTCCAAGTTAGCAGAAGATCCATGTCATTTAACAG aaatgCTTGCTCAATTTACCGATACAGAAGAACTAGATGGAGAGATATACCACTGTGAGAAATGCAATG CCAAGAGAAAGAAAGATATTCTGTATACAAAGGCAGAGAAAAGACTGCTAATCAAGAAACTACCTCCTGTACTGAGACTTCACCTTAAACGATTTAG atgGTCTGGTCGATTACATCGTGAGAAGATTCACACACCTGCTATGTTTGATGAAGTGTTAGACATGGGACCATTCTGTGACTGTAAATCAGACACTTATACAGGGAATGTTAACTACAGGCTGACAGGGGTCGTGATACATCACGGAACAGGATTCAAATCAGGACATTACACAGCAAATTGTTGGAATTCTGAAGCTG aatcatggatcAACTTCAATGACTCTAGAGTAAGATACATTCCAATAGAAGAAGTTTTATTAAGCCAGGCTTATATACTTATTTATCAACGTCAGGATGAAGAACTGGCAACACCGATAGAACCAGACGATGAAGAAGTATCAACAGCAATAGATTCTCAGGGACtttctttaactttaaaaaagGAGATTTCTCAAAAAATTGATGAGGatataacatttaattttaaGACACCACCTTTAGATACTTCTAGGAGGTCGAAAAGGAAAAGGAAATCTACTTCAGATACTCCATTTAGGATTATCAAAAGGAGACGCTCAACATTGTGGTGA